ACGGAAAACAGCGAAAGCAAGAGGAAAACGGACAGCGAGGAGGGGTACGAATTGTGAGGTTAGGAGGTGAGAGAAGACGAAGAGCGCGAAGCGAAGGGCTGGGGGAGACATCTAGGAGAAGGGGGGAAAAGGACAGAGTAGAAGAGGTGGAGAGGTTTccggaaaagaaaagagagaaacagaagaggaaggaggaatCGGAGAACTGAAAAGGCTGATAAGAGAACTAGGAGAAGGACTAAGCGAGAAAATAGAGGCCAGCGCAAGGGCCCAGGGGAAGGAGATGAGAGAGGAGATGGCGGGAgtaaagaaggaaatagagaaagaaatagggaatttggaagaggaaataaagaaaagagaggACAACTGGAGAAGGCAGAAGAGAGAGATGGAGGAGAAGATGGAAATGCTAAAGAAAAAGGTGGAGGAGAtagaaagaggagaagaagaaaaggacaAATGGAGAATAATAGAAGAGAAAATACAAAGATTGGAACAGGCAACAAGAGAGAAAGGGAAGACAGGGGAGGGGGGAAGAAGTAATAAAGGAAAAGCTGAGGGGACCTGGAGGAGCAAGTgcgaaaggaaggaaaaggaaagaaaaaaggaagaacataataatcagagggatgaaaacgaaaaaagaagagatgaAAGGGAAGACAGAGgagataatgaaaataatgggggTACAAGACGCGGTAGAGGAGGTGAAAGCAGTAGGGCGGATAGAAGGGGGAAGAGAGGTGAATATGGTACAAGTAAAATTGAAGTCCATGGCATTCAAGAGAGAAGTGATGGCGAAGAAGAAAGCACTGAGAGGGAAGGAGGAAAGAATAGAGGAAGACCTGACATGGAAAGATAGGAGGATTCAATGGAAGATAAGAAGGATagcaaaagaagaaagggaaaaaggaagagacGTATGGGTGGAATATGGGAGGATAAGAATAGAAGGAAAATGGTGGAGATGGGATGAAGAGAGAGAGACATTGAAGGACTGGGAAGGAAGAGAATGGCTGGAAAATCAGGGGGAGACATGCTGTAGGGGGGAAGAGAAGTGATGGACAAAGAGGAGGGTCAGGAAGATAGAAGAGATAGGGAAGAAGAGAACAAGAGGGGGAGTACTGCGAAGGAGggggaggaaaaagaaaaagagaaagaagagagggagaagaaaaggaagaggacAAGGGAAGGGAGGGGAAAGgagaaaagaggagaaagtAGTGATGGGGGGGAGAAAGGGACATAGAAGGAGACGAGGAAGCGGACATAAGTAAAGAGGAGATAAGGAAAGCGATAGCGAAGATGAAGGATGGGAAAGCGACAGGGGGGGATGGAATCCCTAATGAGGTGTGGAAATATGGAGGAGAAGAGGTGCTGGATTGGGCCTGGAGATATGTACAGAATCTGGAGAGGAGAGGGGTGGTCGGAGGGTTGGAAGGAAGGGATAATAGCAccaataaagaaaaaaggagatgGGACAAGGGCAACGGATTACAGAGGGGTGACACTAATGCCCACGCTATACAAGATATACGCGACGGTGCTGACGGAAAGGCTAAGGGAAGAGGTGGAAGAAAAGGGAATACTACCGGTAAATCAGACAGGATTCAGGAGAGGGATGGGGACGACGGACAATATATACGTACTAAATTATTTGGTGAACAAGCAGATAAAGAGGGGAGCGGAAAAATGGTAGCCTTTTTCATAGATCTGAGGGCAGCATTTGACTCAGTAGATAGAGGAGTGCTGCTGGAAGCGATGAGAAAAAGAGGGGTAAGAGAAGGGCTAAGGAAAAGGGTAAAAGAAATACTGAAAGAGACGAGAAGCAGGGTGAGGACAGGCGACGGGATATCAGAACCATTCTGGACAGTGAGAGGAGTGAGACAGGGGTGCCCATTAAGTCCACTGCTGTATAACATACTGACAGCAGATATGGAAGAGAAGATGAGTAAGAGTGGAGGAGGAGGAATAAAGATGGGAGGGAGGAAAATATACACACTGGCTTACGCGGACGATGTGGTGGTACTGGCAGAAGAGGAAGCTGATATGAGAGCGCTGTTAGAGAGATTAGAAAGGTACCTGGACGAGAAAAGACTGGAAACTGAACCAggacaaataaaaaataatgagatTCAGGAAAGGAGCAGGAAGATGGAAAAAGAACGAGCTGGTGgtggaagagaaagaaaatagaagaggTAGACCAGTTTAAATATCTAGGATTTGTTCTCAGAAGGAATGGAGGAAGCGAACTACAGGTGAAGGATAGGATCAGGAAGGCGGGAGTGGTGATGAGACAGGTCTGGGGGATAGGAAAAAGAAGATTCGGCAAAGACTGGAAGAGCAGGATCTGGCTATGGGATAAACTAGCGTGGACGGTCATAGCATACGGAGCAGAGGTATGGGGTTGGAGGGAGTGGAAGGAGATAGAGGGACTCCACGAGAGGTTCCTGAAATGGACGCTCGGGGTGGACTGGCACACGCCGGGGTATCTGGTAAGAGAGGAATTACAAAGGTGGAAAATGAGGACGAGAGCAGGAAAAAGAGCAAGGGAATATGAGAGAAAACTCTgggaaggaagaggaggagagaGCTGGCCAGAAGTTGTTGGGAGCAAGTGGTTAGAGAAGAAGGCAGGAGCAAGGAGAGAAATAAgtgggaagaggaaagagaaaaaatttttcaaagagaGGGGATGGGAATGGGGGGAGTAGAAGATAAGAGGTGTAGCGGAGAAATGGGATACAAAGAAATAGAAGAGAAGGATGTACAAATACAGGAAGAAGAGAGATGGGAAAAGATAAGGGAAtccaaatataataaatggtacaaaataataaaggaGCCAGGGGTACCGTCCTACCTGGAAAAAGGATGGAAGGAGGAAAGATGGAGAAGAGTGGTCAGGTTCGGACTGGGGAACGAACGTGAACGAGGCAAATACTGGGAAAAGAAGAGCTAAGGAAATGCAGAGTCTGCGGATGGGAGGAGGGGAAACGTGGGAACACATATGGGAGAGATGTGCCATAGGAAAAGACAAGGAGGAGGGATGGCAGGAGAGGGTGAAAGAGATTttgggaggaggaggagagggAGAGGAGTGGATGAAAGAGGTGAAGACTACAGGACGGGACCGAGGGAGGAGGAAGAGACAGGGAGATAGGGAGCGGAGAAGAGAAGATAATAGTACACAGGAGAAAAGATGAAAGGGAGGAAAGGAGAAGGGGAGAGAACGGGGAAGAAAAAGAGGTGTAAATGAGTCAGGAGAGAAAAGAACGGGGAATGAAGAAAGTATAAGAAAGCAACAAGAGAATAGTGTGGAAGGTATGCAACAAAGGAGGAAAGTTGGAGACCAACAATACCGGCAGAAGGAGCAGAGAAGAGGAAGGGATAGGAAATACGCAACAGGTGGTAGACATGCAGATGCGAAAAGTAAGTTGGCAGGCATGGACAAACACGTGCGGAGGAAGCGTGGCTGAAGAAGGCGGCCATTAAAGATAACGAATACGAAAAGAGAAGACGGAGTGCAAGAGAAAAACGAGGAAAAGTGTgtgaaagaaggaaggaattAAGGAAAGAAAGCGAGAAGGAATAAATATGGAAAACGAATGGGGAAAGGAAGTGTTAGACGAACTAAAAAAGATAAGGGAGGTGATAGGGCAGATAAAAGAAGTGATGAGTGGAGGAAGATCAGAAAGGGAAAGGGGAAAGAAAGACAAAAGAAGAGGCGAAACGGAGGAAGAGAAAGTGGAAAAAATAGAGGAAGTGGAAAAAATGATCGTGGAAGAAAGCGAGGAAGAGGACTCCAGCATGGAAGAAAAGGAGGAGACTAAGAGAGTGAGaagggaagaggaggagggtggtaaaggaaaacaagaagaggaggaggcaCAAAATAATAGTGCAACGATGAGAAAGAACGTGGGAGAAAAGATGAAGGAAAATGAGGAAGTTGTGAAGAGGGcagagaaggaaaaaaagaggaggaagaagaagaggtaAAGTCTAATAAGGAAAGGACGGGAAGAGCCCAAGGACGGAGAGGGAGACagaggaggaagagggagAAAGGAGAAGGTGGAGAGAAGAAAGAACCAAGGGAAAAAAGAGGAGGAAGTTGGACAGAGAACTGGAAAGAAGAATGGAaagggaagaggaaagaaagatgaAGCAGGAGTTTAGTATGGAAAAACGTGGGAAGAGAGGTAAAGAAGAAAGGGGTAGAAGggtaaaataatgttataaatgGAACTAGGAAGAAAGTGGAGATCAGAAAGTTGACGGAGCTATCAGGAGAAGGAGGGAGGAAATTATATTGACTGAAttggaggaggaagaggactGTAGAAAGGTGCTAAGAAAGAAAAGCGCAATATGGGAACTATGGAGGGTAAGCGTGGAAGAGGATCTGTCGAGTGAGGAAAGGAGAATGAGAtggaaaataaagagaaagcCAGAGAGGAAAGGGCTAAGGGAAAGGAAGTAGAACACAGTAATAGGAAGTTATGGATAGAGAGCAAGGAGTGGGtaggggatgaaaagaaaggaaaatgggTGCATAAGTAGGAAGGAAGGcgcgagaagaagaaagaagagcgGAAAGAGGGACGTGCAAGGAGGACGGAGGATAATCTCGCAGGGAGGTAgcagaggaggaagaagaaagaagagagaaaagtAGTACTGTTTTTTATACGCAACAAATGACATATGCATTTTTGTTGTATTCCCATTATTTGATAGAAACAAAGGTGACctccaattttttaaatgggaTGCTAAGATTTTTTTTATGTCGTATGAAGCGTGTGCCAAGACGAATTCATCCATATACTACACCAATGACCTTCAAAGTCATGCAAGGtcagaaatagaagaaacaaTTTGAATATTGTGTACCAGTGTGTTTACAAGTATTCCTTATTGACGGAATCAGATGATGTTGTCAATTACTGTCAGAGTGTTTTACTTCTAATTTCCACTATAACGAGAATATTTCAGTATTTCTTCCAAAAACCGATCAGTAATATCGTTATAGCAATGTATCGTTATTCGGTAGACGAGAAGATGGATATGCTACGCATTTATTATCAGTAGCATTATATCAAGGTAGCCATATTCAACATTTGTTATAGCCTCATTAATAAAGAATACTTGTAAACACATTGGTACGCAATATTCAATTGTTTCTTCCATTTCGGACCTTGCATGACTTTGAAGGTCATTGTGTAGTATATGTATGATTCGTCTTGGCACACGCTTTCAtacgatataaaaaaaatattagcattccatttaaaaattgGAGGTCACCTTCGTTTCTATCAAAATAATGcgaacaacaacaaaaatgCATATGTTATTTTGTTGCGTATAAAAAACAGTACTACTTTTccctctttcatttttttctaatatttactgtttacaaaaaaaatgctgGCTAGTAATAGCCTGATCACACCGTATatacatacagggtgtacAATGACTACGTGTTCAACGTTTAAGGGATGATTGACAatgtgattctaaacaactttttcctttggcCAAAATGTTGGCAGACGCTtccgttttcgagttattaacaaaaaacactggccaatcagagcgcgcctttaACGCGGGCCGAActacgagagtgttgggtttGTTCTGCGTTCAAgccgtgatcaagtgcatcggcaccacGTCGCGGTCGGTATAGTAGGACTCGTCGGGCAAAAGTTGTAtggaataatgaatgaaaaagagaaaagaataatatccTCGAATTATTGGTTGCTCATAAACAACGAATAAAGTAATGAATAGGTGTCATGTAGGATAAATAATTGATActactatttttttctttttttttttaaataagttttcaaataataaaaaaagaattaaaatgcaataacTAATAAACATGTGAATTATAACCTacgttaaatttgaaaaaatgcaagaataatgtaaatgaaacttacccatttgTCGGTGAATGGCCCACTGTCATAAGAATGGTTGGCTGTCACTGGGTCATTGTGCCGATCCTTTGCATTCGAGAAGACAACACATTACGCTGAACAGCTGATTTCCAGCGGGATCATTGAACTCACTGAATGGTCGCTATCACTTTTCACAGAAGTTTTCACTATCACTTTTTCACATTGTTATTTAGTTGTTTCAGATGTTTTCCGTAGTTCTTCCTACGTTTAAATAATGGgtggccccgaaaggggccgattgtTTCAAGTAAATAAACATTGTTATTTACTTGTTACGGACATTTGCCGTAGTTCTTACTACGTTTAAATAATGGgtggccccgaaaggggccgattgtTTCAAGTTCTTATAAAAGAGGTTCGATATACCCCCTTTCTGCCGCCACACATGCAGTCATGCGTTTTTTTACACTTTGTTGCACTGCGCGTAAATGTACATCACATTATAATAATCCGCACTGgtctttaacatttttcttctggTTTTCTTATCGATCTGACTTGAAATGGGAATGCTAGCTTTAGCGTTTGCGAAGTGTGTCCTAT
The Osmia bicornis bicornis unplaced genomic scaffold, iOsmBic2.1, whole genome shotgun sequence DNA segment above includes these coding regions:
- the LOC123989135 gene encoding uncharacterized protein LOC123989135; this translates as MKDGKATGGDGIPNEVWKYGGEEVLDWAWRYVQNLERRGVVGGLEGRDNSTNKEKRRWDKGNGLQRGDTNAHAIQDIRDGADGKAKGRGGRKGNTTGKSDRIQERDGDDGQYIRTKLFGEQADKEGSGKMVAFFIDLRAAFDSVDRGVLLEAMRKRGVREGLRKRVKEILKETRSRVRTGDGISEPFWTVRGVRQGCPLSPLLYNILTADMEEKMSKSGGGGIKMGGRKIYTLAYADDVVVLAEEEADMRALLERLERYLDEKRLETEPGQIKNNEIQERSRKMEKERAGGGRERK